Proteins encoded within one genomic window of Oncorhynchus tshawytscha isolate Ot180627B linkage group LG02, Otsh_v2.0, whole genome shotgun sequence:
- the vasna gene encoding vasorin a — MAPFLPLLLLLSSSSSVLSSDCPEDCSCQAQGSIFCIHRRSTVVPRGLPSSVKHLYVFQNGINTLAQDDFTGLGELEMLDLSQNKLTEVPDGVFETLSSLRNLDLSANYITHIAKDSFSGLVQLERLYLHGNRIKSIHSEAFEVLEDLLELKLQGNQLTGLPMLRLPRLLLLDLSFNSLPTLGPQDLQTPHLESLKVAALGLTTLDSDLMASLGNLHDLDVSQNQLEGMPEALKATRGLIKLSLADNPIGELRNEDFQSLVGLQELDLSGLNLQGLPQGFFQLFPRLGHLTAAENPFNCLCPLAWFPGWLKEKKVDLGRTEETRCHFPPVNAGKVLAELDHQDFGCPPTTTVMTNALGEGSTSAPPIPTTSPGNTHTNAIPPPLPFPSDEPSSTETDIESRPPPPASPTTAFRDEGHICPPNICLNGGTCRFDPLGQLGCLCPRGTMGLYCENLELSNHNQPPLQTSAPEVLASMVAPIVTSDPNDISSRQVTSTSILLDLHRFLETRPHIRGIKLTYRNLSGPDRRPMSLSVPASYPEYTLRGLRPNCTYSVCASPLAERVNGGGGGGGSPTEGGSCMEARTEGGPQASSLEPHVDDQSQFTYTLIPALAALALVTGVAVVAILVLFLRRRRAHMALEGGETGPMELEGLKACLENGVENGGTLPHKGADIAPCHTSIPTQPQNGGSSHPLPQNGGLEYEAPLMKGQGHCPSNNNVASLKPSYF, encoded by the exons ATGGcgcccttcctccccctcctcctcctcctctcctcctcttcctctgtcctctccagtGACTGTCCAGAGGATTGCTCTTGTCAGGCCCAGGGTTCCATCTTCTGCATCCACCGTCGTTCCACCGTCGTCCCCCGCGGCCTCCCTTCCTCTGTGAAACATCTCTACGTCTTCCAGAACGGCATCAACACTTTAGCCCAGGATGACTTCACAG gCCTGGGGGAACTGGAGATGCTGGACCTGTCCCAGAATAAACTCACGGAGGTCCCGGATGGGGTCTTTGAAACGCTATCTTCGCTGAGGAATCTCGATTTGTCCGCAAACTACATTACCCACATCGCCAAGGATAGCTTCTCCGGATTGGTGCAACTCGAGAGGCTGTATCTCCACGGCAACCGCATCAAGAGCATCCATTCGGAGGCCTTCGAGGTTCTGGAGGATCTTCTGGAACTGAAGCTGCAGGGGAACCAGTTGACCGGTCTCCCAATGCTCCGTCTCCCCAGGCTTCTCCTCCTTGATCTCAGCTTCAACTCTCTCCCGACGCTGGGTCCCCAAGACCTCCAGACCCCCCACCTCGAGTCGCTCAAAGTGGCTGCGTTGGGGCTCACCACCCTGGACTCAGATCTGATGGCCTCCCTGGGGAACCTCCATGACCTTGATGTGTCCCAGAACCAGCTGGAAGGGATGCCTGAAGCATTGAAGGCCACCCGGGGGCTTATCAAGCTCAGCCTGGCTGACAACCCCATTGGGGAGCTCCGGAACGAGGACTTCCAG AGTCTGGTGGGTCTCCAGGAGCTGGATCTCAGTGGGCTGAACCTCCAGGGCTTGCCCCAGGGTTTCTTCCAGCTCTTCCCCAGGCTGGGGCACCTCACGGCGGCCGAGAATCCCTTcaactgtctctgtcctctggccTGGTTCCCTGGCTGGCTGAAAGAGAAGAAGGTGGATCTGGGACGCACAGAGGAGACAAGGTGCCACTTCCCACCAGTGAATGCTGGCAAG gtgcTGGCGGAGCTGGACCATCAAGATTTCGGCTGTCCACCTACGACCACTGTCATGACGAATGCCCTAGGGGAGGGGAGTACTTCCGCACCCCCCATTCCGACTACATCCCCTGGAAACACACATACCAACGCCATCCCCCCACCTCTGCCATTCCCTAGTGATGAACCATCCTCAACGGAGACAGATATTGAGAGTCGTCCCCCTCCTCCAGCTTCTCCGACGACCGCTTTCAGGGATGAGGGCCACATCTGCCCGCCGAACATCTGCCTCAATGGGGGTACGTGCCGCTTCGATCCTCTGGGACAGCTTGGATGTCTCTGTCCCCGCGGAACTATGGGCTTGTACTGCGAGAACCTGGAGTTGTCTAACCACAACCAGCCACCTCTCCAAACCTCCGCCCCCGAGGTTTTGGCATCCATGGTTGCCCCCATTGTAACCTCTGATCCCAATGACATCAGTTCCCGTCAGGTGACCTCCACGTCCATCCTCCTCGACCTGCACCGTTTCCTCGAGACGAGGCCGCACATCCGTGGGATTAAGCTGACCTACCGGAACCTCTCAGGGCCCGACCGGCGCCCCATGTCCCTCAGTGTCCCCGCCTCGTACCCAGAATACACCCTCCGAGGGCTCCGGCCCAACTGTACCTACTCGGTGTGCGCCAGCCCCCTGGCAGAGAGGGTGAACGGGGGTGGAGGCGGTGGAGGTAGCCCTACCGAGGGAGGGTCTTGTATGGAGGCTCGTACCGAGGGAGGTCCCCAAGCTTCGTCCTTGGAGCCCCACGTGGATGATCAGAGCCAGTTCACCTACACCCTCATCCCAGCCTTGGCTGCTCTCGCCCTTGTCACGGGGGTGGCGGTGGTGGCCATCCTGGTTCTTTTCCTCCGGAGGAGACGGGCTCACATGGCGCTGGAAGGGGGTGAGACGGGACCAATGGAACTGGAGGGCCTTAAGGCTTGCCTGGAGAACGGCGTGGAGAACGGGGGCACCCTACCCCACAAGGGAGCGGATATCGCCCCCTGTCACACCTCCATCCCGACCCAGCCACAAAATGGCGGATCGTCACATCCCCTTCCACAAAATGGTGGTTTAGAATATGAGGCCCCCCTCATGAAGGGACAGGGGCACTGTCCATCGAATAATAATGTGGCATCCTTGAAGCCATCGTATTTCTAG